Within the Dolichospermum compactum NIES-806 genome, the region ACGCCATTGACAGTTTCTGCGGCTAGAGTTTGCCATCCTGAGTAGATATCTTGGTAGATTTGTTGTCCACCGTTTTTAATGGTATTCGGGGTATTTGTTCCGATTTGGGTAAAGTATTTATTGGCTGCATCTTTGATGAATTTGGTATTACCTGCTAATTCAATTGGGGTGTAACCAATAACACCATCACTATTAGCATCTATGCCAAAATTAGTTTCTTGAGTTAAAGCATCAACTGAATTTAATGCCCATTGTCCCTCAGAAGAAACCCAATTCCAGTTACTATCTAAACTCCAGATATGCAGGAAGTTTCCAGAAACGTTTTTCCAGAGAACTTGATTAACGCCATTGACAGTTTCTGCGGCTAGAGTTTGCCATCCTGAGTAGATATCTTGGTAGATTTGTTGTCCACCGTTTTTAATGGTATTTGGGGTATTTGTTCCGATTTGGGTAAAGTATTTGTTTGTTGAATCTTTGACTAATTTGGTATTACCTGCTGATTCAATTGGGGTAAAAACAAGGGCGGGTTGAAATTCAAATGCCCCGATATCAACTGTACCACCGGAAATTCGTGTATATCCACTGCCTCGGTTATCAAAGGGGATATTTTCGCTATTATTGCCATCGCCATCAATATCAAAAACGTCTGTTGTGATTAAGGCATTATTGCCTTTATTAATGGCTGGACTACCGCTCAGTAGTGCATGAGTGAAAATGCCGTTGCCATTATCTTGTAATGGTCCAAGTTTAGGATTGACGTTAACGATATCTGTTCCTGTGCCAACAGTACCACTTGCTCTTGAAAGATTGCCGATTAGGTTGTTATTATTGCCATTAATGTTGCCATCAAGATCAGGAGATCCACCAATATTTCCAGCAACAATTGAATTTTTTAGGTTAACACTAGCACGCGAATTGTCAATTCCTCCAACATAAAAGTTGTATGTTTCATCAGCAGCATTTTGAGTTATCGTACTATTAAATATGTTAAGTATTCCATCAGATGCATAAATTCCACCGCTATAATCAGCTTGATTACCGCTCACGGTACTGTTAATTAAACTAGTTGTACCCGAATGGAATATTCCCCCACCAGAAGATCGAGCGGTATTATTATAAATCGTGCTATTGCTGATAGTTAAGGTTCCACTACTTTGGATACCACCACCTGAGTCTGCAGTGTTATTTTTAATCGTTGTTCCCAACAGAATGGCCTGACCACCATTATAGATCCCACCACCACCATGATAAAAACCATCCACTTTATTATCAGCAACAGTTGAGTTGGTTAAAGCTAATACACCTTGATTGTATATTCCTCCTCCGAACGAGTAGTCCCATGTGGAATTGTTTTTTACAGTTGTGTTGAATAATAAGGCTGTAGCATTCGAGCCAATATAAATCCCACCACCACCTTCAGTTGTTAATCCTCCTTTGACTACAACAGGACTTACGCANNNNNNNNNNNNNNNNNNNNNNNNNNNNNNNNNNNNNNNNNNNNNNNNNNNNNNNNNNNNNNNNNNNNNNNNNNNNNNNNNNNNNNNNNNNNNNNNNNNNNNNNNNNNNNNNNNNNNNNNNNNNNNNNNNNNNNNNNNNNNNNNNNNNNNNNNNNNNNNNNNNNNNNNNNNNNNNNNNNNNNNNNNNNNNNNNNNNNNNNNNNNNNNNNNNNNNNNNNNNNNNNNNNNNNNNNNNNNNNNNNNNNNNNNNNNNNNNNNNNNNNNNGCAGTCTGACGCACCCTACAACAGATTTTTAGTGTGACACTTGCGTAAGTCCTATACAATATTGCTCAAGTTTAAGTAATTAAACACCTCAAAAACGCGATCTGCGCTTGTCAAACCACTAGCATCAATTGTGGCAGGTTGAGTTCCCGTTGATTGAATTGTGACTTTACCGAGAACATCTAAATCTCCTCCTGTGGTATCAGCGAGAGAAAAAGCTGTGAGTTTATAGATTGTTCCTCCCGTT harbors:
- a CDS encoding bluetail domain-containing putative surface protein, with the translated sequence CVSPVVVKGGLTTEGGGGIYIGSNATALLFNTTVKNNSTWDYSFGGGIYNQGVLALTNSTVADNKVDGFYHGGGGIYNGGQAILLGTTIKNNTADSGGGIQSSGTLTISNSTIYNNTARSSGGGIFHSGTTSLINSTVSGNQADYSGGIYASDGILNIFNSTITQNAADETYNFYVGGIDNSRASVNLKNSIVAGNIGGSPDLDGNINGNNNNLIGNLSRASGTVGTGTDIVNVNPKLGPLQDNGNGIFTHALLSGSPAINKGNNALITTDVFDIDGDGNNSENIPFDNRGSGYTRISGGTVDIGAFEFQPALVFTPIESAGNTKLVKDSTNKYFTQIGTNTPNTIKNGGQQIYQDIYSGWQTLAAETVNGVNQVLWKNVSGNFLHIWSLDSNWNWVSSEGQWALNSVDALTQETNFGIDANSDGVIGYTPIELAGNTKFIKDAANKYFTQIGTNTPNTIKNGGQQIYQDIYSGWQTLAAETVNGVNQVLWKNVSGNFLHIWSLDSNWNWVSSEGQWALNSVDALTQETNFGIDANSDGVIGYTPIELAGNTKFIKDAANKYFTQIGTNTPNTIKNGGQQIYQDIYSGWQTLAAETVNGVNQVLWKNVSGNFLHIWSLDSNWNWVSSEGQWALNSVDALTQETNFGIDANSDGVIGYTPIELAGNTKFIKDAANKYFTQIGTNTPNTIKNGGQQIYQDIYSGWQTLAAETVNGVNQVLWKNVSGNFLHIWSLDSNWNWVSSEGQWALNSADALTQETNFGIDANADGKIGNPFSLTVTGTSGNDFLVGGANNDVLTGAGGKDTLTGGLGSDKFVYQNLTDSLLANFDVITDFNATTGNDLFRVSTTRAGFVDVGGVNTLNAADIGAKLTAAAFGSNFAAQFSFGQKTFVAINDATAGFNSSTDAIIEITGLTGTLNINNFVIV